The genomic window CGTGGGATTTAGAGACCCGGCGTGACCAAGACGCTAAGGCGTGGGCACAGGTCTATTGCGGCGATCAGCGTGCCAGCGGTGATATGTGCGCGGACACGCCCGGTCAAGCACTGGCGCTGGCCCTATTAAGCGCACTGGAGAGGACGTTATGACCGCTACCCTGCCCCGCCTCCTCGTTCCCGGCAGCCTCCAGGCCCTCCTACTGGCGACGGCGGGTGCGGAAGGCCAGAGCCAGCGGGCCTGGACAGAGCGGCTCGACACCCTCGCCGTGAACCCGATGTCTGAGCAATCCATTCGCGAGGGCATCGTGAAACTGGTGAAGAGCAACCTCGTCGAAGTCGTGCCTGCGCCCCCCGGAGACGCGGCGGGCCGGGCCAAGCTGTTCGCTATCACTCCGGACGGGAGAGCCATGCTGGAGCGGCTGCGCCTCGCGGCCAAGGGGACGCCATGACCAGAACAGACGAGCAATACGCACTCGACGAAGCCCTTTCGCGTTGGATGGGCTACGCGCCCGACAAAACTGATCGCCGCGCCGTGAAGACCTGGAGCATGGGCACCAAAGGACAGGACGACTACGCGTCCCATTGGCCTGGCCCCCTGTCCTATTCCACCGACCGCAACACCTGCGCCGAGGCCGAAGCGCGGATTGTGGCACTGGGTTGGGGCGAGGCCTACACGAATCAGATGATTGCCGACGGCAGAGAGGCCCGGCAATTGCCCGATGGCCGAACGATGAGTTATTCGTTTTACTGCCTGACTGCATCCCCTGAGATCCGGTGCCGGGCGATATTGAAGACCATTCAGGAGCGTCGCCTATGACTCCTGAACCCAAAATCAAAGGCCTGACCCTACGACACCCCTGGGCCTGGGGTTTCCTGAATGGCAAACCGGTGGAGAACCGGACGTGGCGCCCAGAAAGGCAAGGCGGCAGCATTGGTATGTACCTCGCCCTGCACGGCGGCGCGATGCCTCCAAAATCAGGCGAGTACTGGAACGAAATCACTGACGCGGTGAACTGGATGGGTCACCAAGGGTTGCCTTGTGCGGCGCTGGCCCGCGAGCTGCTGCGGGACGGGCGCGGCCTATGCGTCCCCGGCATTGTGGCTGTCGCTCAACTCGTCGAGGTGCGGCAAGACAGTTCTTCCCCGTGGGCCGCGCAGGGCCAATACCACTGGGTTTTAGACGTCACGCCCCTGCCGGAGCCGGTGCTACACAAGGGCAGTCAGGGGCTGTGGACGGTGGAGCCGGAAGCGCTGGCACGGGTGCAGGCGGGCTATAGGGCAGCGAGGAAGAAAAAACGATGATCCACGCCGAGTTTAAAGAGGACGGCTTCGACGGCAGTGAACTTACCCTGCACGTCTCGATCAGCACCGAGCATGACCGGGTCACACTGTTCACTGAAGGCGACTACGAGCTGCCTCCGGTCTACTTCACCCCTGACCGGGCGCGGGCCATCGCTGCAGCCCTGATGGACGCAGCGAACATTACGGACGGCGCGGGCGCACCCAACAGCCTGTTTGGGACGGATCAATCATGATCCAGCGCCGTTTTACCCTGCGCCGCCGCCAAGTGGCCGAACTGCTGGCCGAGGGGCTGAGTAACAAGCAAATTGCCAAGCGCCTAGGTCTCAGCCCGCACACGGTCAAAGACTACGTGCGGGTCACGCTGGCCCTCGTGGGCTGCACCCGTCAGGAGCTGAAAGGCCGCGCCCTGATCGACTCACCGCTCACGCCACCCGACTGGCCGAGTCTCCCCACGACCCGTCCATCCGCACCTCTACCACTCCCCCCTGTCGATCTCCAGGTGTTCGTTGTGTCACTGCCCGCCCTGCCCGCTTTTCCGACGTTGCCGCCGCTCCCACTGACCGTGGGCCGAACATTCGACATCGAGCACGCCTTCAAGGTCGTGCAGGGGTACGCCTACCTGCTGGGCCGGGCCTGTCTGATGTTGTTGCCAGGGATGGTCTGGCCGGGACTCGCCCGGTTGCCAGAGTGGCTGCTGGAGCTGGCCCGTCCCGCCCGCATCACGTTGAGCGCGGGTGCCCAACTAATTGACCACCACGACGACGTAGACGACGCTTACTGTGCGGCGCTGGGGGCACAGGCCCTGGTGCGTGCGCCCAACCGACAGGCCCTGGCCGCCGCCCCCCACGTGGTCGATCAACCGCTCAGCTCACTGGATTTGGCCCGCTTGGTCAAGTGCAGTCAGGACACCTTACGGGCGTTGGGTGTGGTTCCGGCCAGATTCTCCAACCTGCCCCCATTTGCAAGGAACAACCCATGACCGACAATCCGGAATACCTCCGTGTGGCGAAGGAGTACGGTATCGACGCTGACTCCCTGCGCTGGGAGTGGACGGAGCGCAGCCACCCCACGCTCGAAGCGGCTGCCGAGGCGGTGCGCGATCTCGACCGGGCGATAGAGACGGTGTCAGCGAACTGGGCCGCACGACATATGGCCCGGCGCAAGGCCGAGCGACGTGCTGCCCTACCATGGTTCCTCCGGTGGCTGGCATGACTTGGCTGGGTCTATGGCTGCTCTGATGAACCCGCCCACTCCCGGACGCCAGCCTGTTTGCCTGCGGGCGCTGCACGCCAATGCTGGGGCGTGGCTGACGCCGCACCAGTTGGCGGAGCTCACCGGCTGGACGCCCAAGAACGCGGCCACGTCTGCGCTGAACTTCACGCGGGCAGGCTACGCCGAGCGCCGGGCACTGAGGGCGGCCAACCGCTTCGAGTACCGCTTCGTCCAGTTCCCTCCGGAGCGCCTCCCTTCGCGCCCGCCTCCCCAGTCTGCCGAGACCGGTCTGGTCGCCCGATCTGCCCGCCGCGCCGAGACCCTCAAGAAGCGTCACGCGGCCCAGCAGGAGCACGCCGCCCGCATTCTGGCCTTCCTGCATACCGATCCTGCACGCGCTTTCACCGAGCGCGAGATCGTGGCCGGGGTGGATGGACTGACCGGCACGCAGACGCGTGAGGCGCTGGCGATGCTCACGGTGCAGACCAGGCAGGTGCTGATCTCCACGCCGAGGTACAAGGAAAGACAAGCCACGGGCTACCGGGTGGCGTCGTCGGGCCTGAGTGCGGTGCAGGCGGGGCCGCTGACGGCAGACGCCCAGGCGCTCTTCGAGGTCCTGAAGTACGGCACAGCGCGGAACATCAGTGTCACGCGGGGGGAGCTGCTGGCCCGCGTCCAGGGTGATGACGGACGGCTGAGACAAGCGCTGGCGCTGGTTGAAGCAAACGGCCTGCTGGAGCTGCGGCCTGTCGGGAACCTGCTGCTGTACCGGGCGTTGACATCAGGCAAGGCAAGCTAAAATGTTGAACTAATCTGGGAAGAATGAAAGCCCCGTTTCTGATCGTGGCCCTCCTCATCTCCTGCGCTCCGAAAGCACAAGCCAACGGAGAAAGCTTGTGCCGAGCAAAGTTGGCAGAGAAGAACACCTCCAATCTCGCCCTGACGGCCCGCAGCGTGATCAAGCCGCGAAGTGGTGAGCCGGTGACCGCCTACGACTTCGTGGGCACCTGGGGCGGGCGGGCCGATCAGCCATTCATCTGCCTCGTGGACAACCAGGGCCTGCAGTACATCGACTCCGGGCCGACGATCCTCTACAAGCGCTAGGGCACTACATCTACATCCTCAAAATGGCAGGCTGTCGCCCTCCCGCATCACCCGCATGCCCTCGGAATCGCGCACCGCGAGAACGGGGGCTTTGCGCGTCATCGGGCATACTGGCAAAGTCTCCATCCGCACGCGGGTCAGCAGGTAGTCCAGGCCTTCCAGGGCGGCGGCCTCACCGTCATCCTCTAGGGCTTCTCTGGAGACGTACACGGTGCCTGCCCGTGCAGAGCGTCCAGTGCCGTCACGTTGGCGGGCCATGAACACCAGTGCTTCGGGGTCTGGGCTGGTGTGGCTGCTCACGTGCATGGCGAAGGCCTCTGCCTGCCACAGCTGAGCCATCACCTTTTGCCCCAAGGCGTGCATCTCGGTTTCCGTCATGCGAACTACCCTAGCGCGGTATGCTCGCGCCAGATGCCTTTCAAAACCTTGACCTTCTTCAATCACGCGGGCGGGGTCGGCAAGACTTCGCTGACCCGCGACGTGGGGGCCGAACTCGCCGCTGCCGGGGCGCGGGTGCTCCTGATCGACCTCGATCCCCAAGCCAACCTGACGGGCTGGTTGGGGGTGAACGGCGTACAGGTTCAGGGCACGGCCTACCCGGTGGCGGTGGAAGGCGCAGACCTGCCTGATCCGGTGCGGGTGCATGGGCTGGATCTAATTCCCTCGCACGTGGATCTGGCGCTGGCCGAGTCGCAGATGCTCGGCCAGGTGGGCGCGGTGCTGTTCCTGCGGCAGGCCTTGGCAAAAGTGGCAGATCGCTACGACGTCTGCCTGATCGACTCCCCGCCGAGTCTGGGTCAACTGGCCGTCATGGCCGCCCTCGCCGCCGATCATCTGATCGTGCCGGTACCGACGCGGCAGAAGGGCGTGGATGCCATGCCGGGCTTGCAGAAAGCCATGAGCACCTATCATCGCCTGCGGCCTGATCTCACGGTTGCCCTATACGTACCCACGTTCTATGACGCCCGCCGACTGCACGACCAGGAATTGCTGGCCCAGTTGCGTGACCATCTGTCCCCCCTCGCCACGCCCGTGCCGCAGCGGGAAGCCAAGTGGCTCGACTCCACGACGGCTGGGGAACCGATTGGGGTCTACGCACCGGGGTCGCCTGTCCATCAGGACGTGCAGCGCCTCACGCGCGAGATTGCCGCCGCCGCTGGCCTGCCCTTCACGGTGCCCGCATGACCCGCGCCAAGCGCCCCAAGCCCCGCGAGGACACCGCCAGTCTGCTGGGGGCCAGTGCCGCGCTCGCCCAGCCTGCCCGGATCGTGTCCACCCTGCCCGTGAATGCCCTGACGCCCAGCCCATTCCAGCCGCGACGGAGGGTCGAGGATTCGAGTTTGGAACAGCTGGTCGCTTCGATCCGCACGCAGGGCATCTTGCAACCCTTACTGGTGCGCCCTGTGGGTGAGGGATACGAGATCGTGGCCGGAGAGCGGCGCTGGCAGGCGGCTCAGCTCGCGGGCCTGACGGACGTGCCAGTGCTGATCCGGGAACT from Deinococcus sp. QL22 includes these protein-coding regions:
- a CDS encoding ParA family protein, producing MPFKTLTFFNHAGGVGKTSLTRDVGAELAAAGARVLLIDLDPQANLTGWLGVNGVQVQGTAYPVAVEGADLPDPVRVHGLDLIPSHVDLALAESQMLGQVGAVLFLRQALAKVADRYDVCLIDSPPSLGQLAVMAALAADHLIVPVPTRQKGVDAMPGLQKAMSTYHRLRPDLTVALYVPTFYDARRLHDQELLAQLRDHLSPLATPVPQREAKWLDSTTAGEPIGVYAPGSPVHQDVQRLTREIAAAAGLPFTVPA
- a CDS encoding helix-turn-helix transcriptional regulator codes for the protein MIQRRFTLRRRQVAELLAEGLSNKQIAKRLGLSPHTVKDYVRVTLALVGCTRQELKGRALIDSPLTPPDWPSLPTTRPSAPLPLPPVDLQVFVVSLPALPAFPTLPPLPLTVGRTFDIEHAFKVVQGYAYLLGRACLMLLPGMVWPGLARLPEWLLELARPARITLSAGAQLIDHHDDVDDAYCAALGAQALVRAPNRQALAAAPHVVDQPLSSLDLARLVKCSQDTLRALGVVPARFSNLPPFARNNP